From the Mya arenaria isolate MELC-2E11 chromosome 17, ASM2691426v1 genome, the window ATGTGGATGTGTATGTTGTTGATCCGTGTAGCTGGTATGTGGATGTGTGTGTTGTTGATCCGTGTAGCTTGTATGTGGATGTGTGTGTTGTTGATCAGTGCAGCTGGTATGTGGATGTGTTTATTGTTGATCCGTGTAGCTGGTTAGTGAATGTGTGTATTGTTCTTCTGTGTTTCTGGCTTTGGCCCTGTGTCAGTGAACGTGATTAATGTTTAAGCTTCCGACTACTAAActagtttctgtagtttttcatgtaaatatttccATATCTTGAGCAAggaaaatcataattataacataatacTTTCGCTTCAACTTAATGCAACATCGTCAAATCATTCGGACATGGTAAATATCTACATAAGACATCAGTTGCATGTCAGCATGACGTAGCCTTTACACTCTGTCGATGGGTGGTAGGAAAGGTAACTGAACTGGTGTTTGATGTGACAGTCGATAATGCTTTTTGTATTTGGATTACAAATTATCGATCCCAGTATTTCCGTATCCAAATCATCGCCATTTGTCTTAACTGCGAAGCTTCCTGTACCACTGCAAAAGAAAACATAGAAGAATAGATTAAGCTTCAACGATTCATCAACTGTTGTCTTAAATGCAAAGTTTTCGATATCATGTCAAACAAGATATAAGAACAAATCGATCATAACCGATTCGTCGACTATATCTTAATGTCTTATtgtcttaattttaaagctttccATAGTACTTCAATTAGAGTAAAGTAATGTATAAATCATGATCTATTCATTGACTGTTTTCTTAActataaagttaaaaacagacaaacatacACTTCTAACATTTGAATGactttatgttgttttaatcacCATCACCTATATTTTGTCATTGCAGTGATTTTTAtacggcaaagggaagtaaccactgtgaaaagtttataaaaaagtatgttatCACAAATTGGTCATACGCAATCAAATGAAAAACGTTATAAATTGAGTTGCCATAACCGAAAATATATCCAAAGTCTCGAAGTTTATTGTACACTCTTCACATACATTACATGTAATACAAAGTTAACAACAAGTGAACGAACGAAAATAAATAGGTCAAGCTGTGTAAGTACTTAGAAAGGAAAACACACGGTATTatctatatgtatatttatagagTAAACTAAGACTTATACTATAGATATATTTACATCCTATGGCAACAGCTTTAAATCGATGGGTGAAAAGcatttaaatgacattaaatcAAGACGCAGtcagaaccttttcgcattcaacCGTAGAATAAAACTGATGTAAGGTACCCAATTGTTTACCTTTCGCCAGCCGCCAATCGAAAAATGAGTTTACCATTAATAAAATtagatgtttttttatgaaaaagcaCATGATTGCATTATCCTCTATCGAATGCAACTATCATTCAATACAGTTATTAGTCAACAGTCTGTTTGATTGGCCACTGGCGACTCAAGTCAGTTGCTTTGGCGATTGGGTAAAAGGTGTAGGAATACTACTTTACTAGACTCGTCCACATATACAGTTCATAATTGACTTACTGAAAACCAAGCACAGTACAGACGCTATTGGCTGTTTCTAGGGTAAAGAATGCGTCACAGACAGCCCACAACTGGCCGTTCACGCCCACTTGTATAACGCCACTCGCTGATAGGCTGATATTTTCCAGTGTGtagtctaaaaatagaaacattttgTAAGGGGAATAATAATGCTTAGTCAGCTatctaaaagtaaaaacatgaagCAATGGGTTGAGAATGCTATCACAGCGGGTTCTTTAATGGAAACGTAACGATGTACGTATATTTTATACTGTCTTATTCGTTAATTACTGTTACCGGTCAGTCTATTTgtaaactagagttatcttacttagtTATTTAAGAAGATTGGATGATTGAGTAacgttgtataaagtctcaatgcaatacataaagtagttgccgagatattaatctatgtgtgcctacatgcaaaacctaaaccagaatttctaagtaaaataataaaggacCATTAtctgcattatattcaaaaaagtgttatcttacttcattaatttagtagggtagatagttgggaatacatatctaaagtttcaatgcaatacatgatatctttgctgagatattgacttaaatgtggttacttgcaaaaccttaacaagaatttttAAGCCGATAAATAAAGGGcagttattttgcattaaatgcaaactagagttatcttacttaagtaggttggatggttgagtaccattgtatcaagtctcaatgcaatacttcaagtagatgtgtgcttgcacgcaaaaccttaaccagaatttctaagtcaaataataaaggcctattatttgcattatttgcataaaatgcaagCTAGAggtatctaacttggttatttaagtagattggatggttgagtaccattgtgtaaagtctcaatgcaatacctcaagtagttgctgagatatttacctatgtgtgctagcACGCAAAACCTtcaccaaggtgtgacgccgacgccgacgccgacgccgacgcttgggtgagtagtatagctctccttattcttcgaatagtcgagcttaaaatgtattttatgttaattaagaaacaaataaatacaactgcTTCATAAGTATAGTAAAGatattttattacctccctttaatacaTCATAGCGTAATAGAAGCGTCgtcatggttgtttttttttaaatgtaatccaagcaaaaataatataaaggttaatccaaataaattaaaaatagaaataaccTCGATGctaaaatgcactaacacatctttgtaGTCAGTTGACGGATGGGTTActttaatataagtattaataATGCGAAGTTGTCTGCATatcaaaaatgacaaattatttTACGTATTATACGAGAAAtatcttttttcttaaaacaactCATTCCGCAGTGGACAGATATTGGTTCAGAAAAAGCAGTATTTGATAAGCAGATAGAGAGCTGAATTGTATACATTCTGTATTATGAGTGCTATCTGGTTTAGAAATGACCTCAAGTGCGAGGGAATGCGTATAAGAAAAAACCTTTACCCGAGCAAAATAATGCCACGTGAGTTAAGCTATTTGACATGTGGTAACAGCCTGAATATCCCTGTGTGACACAGTATTGGAGCTCGCCCTGACACTCTTCTATGTATTTCTCGTGACCGTTACAATTAACGTCTTGCTTAAAGTAATATAGATTTTTGCCAGGATGCGCACGACTGGAGAAACCGACATGGCTGAAACATAGTTTGTTaagacaaagaaataaaaatagggTAATTAAAAAGTCGTGGTGATCATGACAATTACATATATAGCTTTTCAATTTCGACAGAAGCCAAAATTAATGCGTACTCGTGAGTCTGAGAAGAATGGACTCATTAATATAACTTGTATTGTGATTCAAATCACATTTAGGAAAGCGCTCATATGTGTCATTCAAAGTTTGAGCGTAAAACGTTTTACTTTCATGTTTTAGCATAGAGCTTTGGATGTCAATTATATGTTAAACTTAAATCTATGGCCAGCTGAACAACGATGGCCAATCCATGAAACTTGGCCGTTTTATCTTACAACCCTTGCCAATTCCTGAAACGTCTCCACAACATTGGCTAAAACGACGTCACAAATCTTTGTATAACGTCATCTGATAAATAAGATGGGTTAGACTAAATTGGttgaaaactaaataaagaaacaatttgcAATAGATAAATAGTTTGCGCTGTTTTTTGCTAAATATAGTCTTATTTAATCCTGATTGAaaaaagggactcgctcatgttctAGCACAATTTTTCCtcgttatgcatctgaaaacacttatattattaCCATTTTACTCTTTGGAACTGAAATTGAAGACCCCCACCCCCGTTCATATTCAGGTACCTAGTATCACTTTCATTATAGGGActcatacacaaacaaaatgaGAACTTAACCTTAAAGACTTTTGTTGAATTAGTGTActaacgctattcaaaatcATGGACATTAAAACCAATTTTTCAGCatacatcaacatttgttgaagggttccagccgtcatTATCTTAGTTTAACAATCCTTATGATTGGCCACACCTTTTTCATCATACAAAAACTGCATTTTACATGAGTGTGTCCATTGTAAGTTGCCTGCAAGAAAACAAACGCTTCAGTGAAATTGGCTTATTTTGCCAATAGTATAACTAAATGACTTAACTTTACCTGTTTGACATTGTGTAACCCCCAGACATCCTTAATACGAAAACATCTGTGTTGCTTTATATACATAAGATTTCCATTGTTTAACAAAGAaggttttgttttgatttccaTCCTTAAAAGAATACACttacatattcataaaaaatatttcactccGAAGCTAGATTATATTCAAGTGAAAAAAGAAAGGTTATAAGacaaatagttttgttatatcAAATCGGCgatttttcactaaacaacattgatattttttcgcTTGCATCACATTTATTATAGAAAAAGGAGCttaattttcatattcatatgaaaatgtTCCGTATTTCTCTAGTCATTTCTCCAGTTTTAATCCGGCAACTGCTCAAGTTCCAAAGCGCTATGCTCCGTCAACTTGTCTTACTGGTTAACATATAGTGAGTCAGTGCTCGGAGAAGTGATTTCGATGGAAAATTCCACATCAAACATCGCGTGGACGCCGGGATTTTATCAGACATTGTCTGAGactttatcatatttatattttcacttcaTTTTTTCTCACTAATTTTCAATCCTACGTGACACTGGTCTTTTAAGCCTAACTTAATGTAACAACAATACGCATACTTTTTCTATATCTATAAGGTAttagttttatatgaaaataaaagcgGGGATGctgcacccccccccccgccacTGACTCTATTTATATGGTATGGATTGCAGGTGTAGCCAAGGTTGTGGAATGAGTCACGGCTGTGGGACTTTCCACCACTCTGAGTCTTACATTGTATAAAGCTGAGATAAGCTGTTCCCAGGTTAACTTAACTAGTAAAAAcctttcaatttcaaagttaattaaaaaaaatgataaaatttgacAAATCATCAAACATTTTGGTTAACTTTGACCGCACCAAAGATTTAACCAGTTTAGCAATAAACTTGtttaaccatacatttttaaaatatttgttttgggCAACACATTAATAACATATTGAGAAAAGGAGTGACAACAACCTTAGATGTACCATGGACCTAAGCAATACGTCACACCATTGGTGCCGCCGTTCTATTTTTGCCACCGGAAACCCTATCGCATTAAAATCAGATCACCAAAACAAGCTTCACGACGTTTCTCGTTGTACATAATGTAATGAAATGATGTGAACGTAACGATATGTCTTGAATCAATTgcgaaaacattttgtttagtATTTTGTTGATTACTTCACATTACTTTGTATTATACAATCTATTTCCACTTGTTTCGGTTTAATTATTATAGCTTTGAGTTAGTAATGCTGTGATATGAATAGTTTTGTAGGCACTCACCCAAATCCAAGAATAGAACACATTGTCTTCGCCGTTGTTTCCGAAACATTACCAACGAAGTCATACAAAATGTTGTCATGGTAACCGACTAGTATTCCCTCGTATGAACGATTGCCCTTGATCTGCTCCAATTTGATTGGTCCGCCTATGGAATGtattggacatttaaaaagaTGACGGTATtcatatgaatacataaatattattcacGCCAGTAGCCGTATTCAAaaacttaattataattatCCTAAAATTAACAGTATAAtctcaatgttttgttttgacagtgtAACAAATTGACCATAGGCTAAATAGAATCATTGGGGCATTTCGAAGGATAAgggtatttatttcaattatagcCCAGGACTACACCACTCAATCCTTTTAGCACCACAATCGCTTTGATAATTTGTATATAGCAATCTTCTACACAGTGATCTTCACTGAAGAGCGAAGTTAAGGGTATTAACCGCTGTGTGGGGTTAAATCATATatgctttttttcttctttttttctttttgttttgtgcaACTCAGATTTAAAAGTAGCTTTTAGTATGtactaaaatattattttttgttttgtttcgacCTTAGAAAATGTACTATTAGgttcatttgttatttgtttcatgttatttgtaaacatgttttaatttacaactCTTATGATTCATATTaagtcatgattttttttaataaaccttGAAACCGTATATCTATATATAAGAAATTGACGGTAACGTCAATTAAGGGATTCAAAAACCAACTTAGATTTAAGAGAAAATACAGTgtattttgatttgattgtaGACTGAATTGGCCAATAGAATGAACGGATTTATGGAGCCATGTCTAAGGTTTGGGATAATGAATAACGCCCAATAACTACACTGCCCCCATCCTTCAGCACAGTAAGCGCTTTGATTAATTGTATAACgtagtgatctcccttgacaaaGCTCCACACTGCACTTCCCTTTGCCCTGAATCAAGGGAGATCActacgttatatatatatatatatatatatatatatatatatatatatatccgttGATGAGAAACTCACGGTTGCTATAAAAGGCAATGTAGGCTGttcatgcatgtttattttaaaaactatttaaatgacACTTCTGACAAATGGTATCCTATATATATTCGTTGATAATAGGTTATGAAGGCTGTCGTTGCAggttcaatttaaaaacatgaaactaCTGCCGAATGGTGTCTCTGTGTAGCGTAATCAACAACCATAGGGTAAGTATAGTTTATATAGTGGTCAAACATTGCTATAAGTGTTATAAGAGATTCGATTTTAGAACAATATTAAGGGTTAGGGTTAATTACTTAGGGCTGCAGTTGGTCATGAATCCCCGCCATTATTTTCCACCACCAACTATTTCACCTCCACCAAATAGTTCGACCATCACGATCAACAAAAAGGTATTGTTTATGCTATAATAGGTGCAGTTTTCTTGCATACTTAACATGTGTTTCCGGTCTGCATAAAGAGAACTTAAACCATATGGGTGTTAATTCAAGCAGATAAACGCACCATTTGAAACTATTTAAGTGTAGAACATTTTTCCAAATTAGTTTGTGTTATGCGAAACGAAAAGCAAAATCAaagaatttaaaagaaaacaaatattttcgaACTCCGTTAAATTGCGATGTTTGTATGAACTATGTGACGTCAGCTTTTTCCCACGTGCTAAAATTCAAATAACACTTATATTCCTTACCATCGCAAGCAACACTGACGACGTTAGCCGGTGTGCGTGACGCGGCGTAGTCCCCAGAGTGATAACATTGCTCAAGTGAAAGCTCGGTACCCGTGCACTGGATGTTGCGAGTATACAGGGGTAGTTTTCCCGCGCCATAATGCGTGCTGGTGTTATAGGAGCGAACTCCGCTTCAGGTGGAAAACATGGGGTTATTTAGGGTTAGTATGAATCCATTACAGTATGAATCTAACACAgtgatatgtaaataaatatataataaatgacaaTGGTATTTAGAGCAAGATGcttaaacatgtgtatatattttgtggGGTTTTTAATTGTTGCTGTTTCTGCATATCtaaaaactaaagaaaaatgttaacGCTCGAAATTTGTTAGAGATGTTAAGACATATTAATCGAAATATGAAACAACCAGATTGATTATCTTTCTGTTTACACTATACACCTGATTGAAACAGTTTTCTTAGTTAATGGAAACCGTGAGATTTCTCAGGTAAAAACTAGTGGCTCTTTGCTGATCTGCTTTAAATGAAGTTcgtagaaaatataaatatttccacCATCGATCTTTATAAATCATACACATTTGATAATTTATGAAAACCAGTTCTGAAGAATTCTTATTTCCGCTACATTTGTGCATTTATTGAACGAAAATATATTTGCTACCGACGAATTATACTCACCGATATCCTAGTGATGTACACGTGACATTTGCCGCCTTTTCATCAAAGGTACGCCCGTAGACGACCTGCAGTTGCCCGAACAGTCCCGCCTCTAGCCGACCCTCCAGTGGGGAAGGACCGTCTACCAGTTTTAACGCTGTAATATGAACAGCTCATTCAATAGTTGTGTTCATTTCATTCGGCTGTCATTTCCTTCACATCTACATGAAGTCACTGCGCATGCTCAGATGTATAATGCATTTCTCTTACGTTTAAAACTGAAGTAGCGCCTTTGTCTTTTAATCTGCACCTGACGTTTATAAGTGATACGTAGTTATTTACAGTGTAAGACTGTATGTGACTCAAAATTGATTACCCAAACGGCTTACGAACCAAGCAACGGATTGACTAGTAAACTACATCTGGCCCAAATTTCTCTAAAATTCGTTAGCGTAACCAAATATCTTCACAAGAATCTtattcatttttgcaaaattatttactttaacttgataatattcaataaaatatataggcTGCAGaacttttcagaaaatattattaccaaaacaaaaatacagtcgaacctcgttggctcgaattctcagggaccggcgaaaatttctcgagcctcggaaaattcgactCAAGCGGAACTGCCTACCATTAGTATAAACAAACGGGTCCTTTACATACAGTTTGATCCCACtgagttcaagccaacgaggtCCCACTGTAACGTTCTTAGCTTGATTATGTTATAAAGGACTTAAAACTGTTGGAGAAATCTTggccaggggtggtattcaatatcaCTTAATGGTAATTTTATAGTCATACTTCATTGACTTCATTCTCTCGATTTGTTTGTGATTAATAACAactaatccgattagctacaccgCTCTTAGATCCTTTTCTgcttatattgaataccagtccCGATTTTTCTGCGTAAAAAACGCTGCCGCAGAGCTTTGCTTTGATACCTTGACAgtttatggttttaaagatgTTGTCATAGTCATCCTGTGGATTTCCTGCCTGGAGTTCGCATGATGTGTTTAGCACCTGCAGTGACGTCATGTCGACGGGGCAGTGTCGGATAGTAAAGGCGGCATTC encodes:
- the LOC128223918 gene encoding neurotrypsin-like is translated as MLRYYLSLLWIVSVSPWTHGLIVEDFRLSGSIVPSEGLLEAKVNGTWGAVRYISRYNFRDPLDDLVCRTFGYVNESVMQPQDYGTPNAAFTIRHCPVDMTSLQVLNTSCELQAGNPQDDYDNIFKTINCQALKLVDGPSPLEGRLEAGLFGQLQVVYGRTFDEKAANVTCTSLGYRGVRSYNTSTHYGAGKLPLYTRNIQCTGTELSLEQCYHSGDYAASRTPANVVSVACDGGPIKLEQIKGNRSYEGILVGYHDNILYDFVGNVSETTAKTMCSILGFGHVGFSSRAHPGKNLYYFKQDVNCNGHEKYIEECQGELQYCVTQGYSGCYHMSNSLTHVALFCSDYTLENISLSASGVIQVGVNGQLWAVCDAFFTLETANSVCTVLGFHGTGSFAVKTNGDDLDTEILGSIICNPNTKSIIDCHIKHQFSYLSYHPSTECKGYVMLTCN